One genomic segment of Culturomica massiliensis includes these proteins:
- a CDS encoding fimbrillin family protein encodes MTKKFIYTLSYSFLFFACTESQQAPSDQLEISWNPLPDYHYYLYTPEKGTLPAGKSDYDFSNGESSAIYPWDTKGIELYGLALDKQATEHGIYPEATPQGFVHLKLSGQNISPTYNEILLAKPQSVKAGEAKVRLEFKPGMSLLYIDIEGASEYQFDIRIEAVEDGYIDLQKGEVIADGKIKEIYFSSAGRSVPVIPQTLASDTKIYITGRSSDGQMVRTNYPLTDLELKSNRKYTWTFGLDSGKLTFRKFSETPRK; translated from the coding sequence ATGACAAAAAAATTCATTTACACATTAAGCTATTCTTTTCTATTTTTTGCCTGTACCGAAAGCCAGCAAGCCCCTTCCGACCAATTGGAAATTAGCTGGAACCCTTTGCCTGATTATCATTACTATCTGTACACGCCGGAGAAAGGTACGCTTCCGGCCGGCAAAAGCGACTACGATTTCTCCAACGGGGAATCTTCTGCTATTTATCCTTGGGACACAAAAGGAATTGAGCTATATGGCCTGGCTTTAGATAAACAAGCGACAGAACACGGCATATATCCGGAAGCCACTCCACAAGGCTTTGTCCATTTAAAATTGTCCGGCCAAAACATATCGCCAACCTACAACGAAATCTTACTGGCAAAACCACAATCCGTAAAAGCCGGTGAAGCTAAAGTCCGTCTCGAATTCAAGCCGGGGATGAGTTTGCTCTATATCGACATAGAAGGGGCTTCGGAATATCAATTTGATATTCGGATCGAGGCTGTTGAAGATGGCTATATCGATTTACAAAAAGGGGAAGTTATTGCAGACGGAAAAATAAAAGAAATTTATTTCTCATCAGCCGGCCGCTCCGTACCGGTTATTCCACAAACACTAGCTTCGGATACAAAAATATACATAACAGGACGTTCCTCTGACGGACAAATGGTAAGAACAAATTACCCCCTGACTGATCTGGAATTGAAAAGCAATCGCAAATACACCTGGACATTCGGTCTCGATTCGGGAAAAC